One genomic window of Gallaecimonas sp. GXIMD4217 includes the following:
- a CDS encoding ACP phosphodiesterase gives MNFLAHLHIADHCHSSLLGNLLGDFVKGDPHRQLAPDVASGVMLHRFVDSYSDHHAIMTEAKALFEGRARRFAPIALDLFWDHCLARRWHEFHSLSLDEFCRQAQRRVRLEHVGPLPERYLLVTGNMWRNRWLESYLELANIELALQRMSLRSPRMAELAGCFPYLAAHYRRLEELFGHLYPDVLAAARARGR, from the coding sequence ATGAATTTCCTTGCCCACCTGCACATCGCCGACCACTGCCACAGCAGCCTGCTGGGCAACCTGCTGGGCGACTTCGTCAAGGGCGATCCCCACCGGCAGCTGGCCCCCGACGTTGCCAGCGGCGTGATGCTGCACCGCTTCGTGGATTCCTACAGCGACCACCACGCCATCATGACCGAGGCCAAGGCCCTGTTCGAAGGCCGGGCGCGGCGCTTCGCCCCCATCGCCCTGGATCTGTTCTGGGACCATTGCCTGGCAAGGCGCTGGCACGAATTCCACTCCCTGTCCCTGGACGAGTTCTGCCGCCAGGCGCAGCGGCGGGTGCGCCTGGAGCACGTCGGCCCCCTGCCGGAGCGCTACCTGCTGGTCACCGGCAACATGTGGCGAAACCGCTGGCTGGAGTCCTACCTGGAGCTGGCCAACATCGAGCTGGCGCTGCAGCGCATGTCCCTGCGCAGCCCCAGGATGGCCGAACTGGCCGGCTGCTTCCCCTACCTGGCCGCCCATTACCGGCGCCTTGAGGAGCTGTTCGGCCACCTCTACCCGGACGTGCTGGCCGCGGCCCGGGCCCGCGGCCGCTGA
- a CDS encoding cytochrome c, producing MSKGKASRWLWRLVILVLLLVIATVAAFAYYVESARQAMPRAERVDEYRYLNDWDETARQTYYQTPQGTVMPQGAGEAALRYRWFLNLEQPLSEQRFADPAFLQRFKFLLDPSSADQLPVGFNARYLPALGEEVLDISCSACHTGQLHYEKDGKRYALRVDGGQAMHAFTDLEKGSFGPTLISALLETWLNPAKFDRFAAKVGGDSDKLHDQLGNTLKAFLSVRQNNPLAHLYPTREGFGRTDALGRIANTLFGDHLSADNLQMSAAPVSYPYLWNIWKFNWVQYNGSVAQPLARNVGEALGVGADIRLLTPEGEPLPAAERFRTSVNLAGLEQIERALQQLPPPTWPEDIFGPVDQTLAARGQALFQGHCAGCHGPHQASRARQQAEAPLKAGPEDHWLIEVIALDHIGTDPNAAQGFINKTYDLSATGLDQAEVKALLAPLFKRQLARDLLMRLQELAADEQLEPAARAAFAGLAEQFPAIDALVAGDFAALPATEIRAELTKFGLMPTDGKGKPAPQLGCDGQCQIDALWFELDQGRQRIDQTLAGINPARITEGLGLNLIGLLVKERYYRDQNLDQAQQQCLEGFGALDLPQQIAGYKPRPLAGVWATPPFLHNGSVPSLYQMLVPAEERDPRFFVGRRDYDPRHLGYVSVPAPNGERDGFWFDTGLSGNRNSGHSFGASPAQWRAHQADPKGKPLPRGVIGPRLTEEERLAILEYLKIHRDNPQGYQYAGAPSCTGPRQLLAKDGNHD from the coding sequence ATGAGCAAGGGAAAAGCGTCCCGCTGGCTATGGCGACTGGTGATCCTGGTACTGCTGCTGGTGATCGCCACGGTGGCGGCCTTCGCCTATTACGTGGAATCCGCCAGGCAGGCCATGCCCAGGGCCGAACGGGTGGACGAATACCGCTACCTCAACGACTGGGACGAGACGGCCCGCCAGACCTACTACCAGACCCCCCAGGGCACCGTCATGCCCCAGGGCGCCGGCGAGGCGGCCCTGCGCTACCGGTGGTTCCTGAACCTGGAACAGCCCCTGTCCGAGCAGCGTTTCGCCGATCCGGCCTTCCTGCAGCGCTTCAAGTTCCTGCTCGATCCCTCCAGCGCCGACCAGCTGCCGGTGGGCTTCAACGCCCGCTACCTGCCGGCGCTTGGCGAGGAGGTGCTGGACATCAGCTGCAGCGCCTGCCACACCGGGCAGCTGCACTATGAGAAGGACGGCAAGCGCTACGCCCTGCGCGTGGACGGCGGCCAGGCCATGCATGCCTTCACCGACCTGGAAAAGGGCAGTTTCGGCCCCACCCTGATCAGCGCCCTGTTGGAAACCTGGCTCAACCCCGCCAAGTTCGACCGCTTCGCGGCCAAGGTGGGCGGCGACAGCGACAAGCTCCACGACCAGCTGGGTAACACCCTCAAGGCCTTCCTGTCGGTCAGGCAGAACAACCCCCTGGCCCACCTCTACCCCACCCGGGAAGGCTTCGGCCGCACCGACGCCCTGGGCCGCATCGCCAACACCCTGTTCGGTGACCACCTCAGCGCCGACAACCTGCAGATGTCGGCGGCGCCGGTCAGCTACCCCTATCTGTGGAACATCTGGAAGTTCAACTGGGTGCAGTACAACGGCTCCGTGGCCCAGCCCCTGGCCCGTAACGTCGGCGAGGCCCTGGGCGTGGGCGCCGATATCCGCCTGCTCACGCCTGAGGGCGAGCCGCTGCCGGCCGCCGAGCGCTTTCGCACCTCGGTGAACCTGGCCGGCCTGGAGCAGATCGAACGGGCCCTGCAGCAGCTGCCGCCGCCCACCTGGCCGGAAGACATCTTCGGCCCCGTGGACCAAACCCTGGCCGCCAGGGGCCAGGCCCTGTTCCAGGGCCACTGCGCCGGCTGCCATGGTCCCCACCAGGCCAGCCGGGCCCGCCAGCAGGCCGAGGCGCCGCTCAAGGCCGGTCCCGAGGACCACTGGCTGATCGAGGTCATAGCGCTGGATCACATCGGCACCGATCCCAATGCCGCCCAGGGTTTCATCAACAAGACCTATGATCTGTCCGCCACCGGCCTGGACCAGGCCGAGGTCAAGGCGCTGCTGGCGCCCCTGTTCAAGCGCCAGCTGGCCAGGGACCTGCTGATGCGGCTGCAGGAGCTGGCCGCGGACGAGCAGCTGGAGCCGGCCGCCCGGGCCGCCTTTGCCGGGTTGGCCGAGCAGTTTCCGGCCATCGACGCCCTGGTGGCCGGTGATTTCGCCGCCCTGCCGGCCACCGAGATCCGCGCCGAACTGACCAAATTCGGCCTGATGCCGACAGACGGCAAGGGCAAGCCGGCGCCGCAGCTGGGCTGCGACGGCCAGTGCCAGATCGACGCCCTCTGGTTCGAGCTGGACCAGGGCCGCCAGCGCATCGATCAGACCCTGGCGGGCATCAACCCGGCCAGGATCACCGAGGGCCTGGGCCTGAACCTGATCGGCCTGCTGGTCAAGGAGCGCTACTACAGGGACCAGAACCTGGACCAGGCCCAGCAGCAGTGCCTGGAGGGCTTCGGCGCCCTGGATCTGCCCCAGCAGATCGCCGGTTACAAGCCGCGGCCCCTGGCCGGGGTCTGGGCCACGCCGCCCTTCCTGCACAACGGCTCCGTGCCCAGCCTCTACCAGATGCTGGTGCCGGCCGAAGAGCGCGATCCGCGCTTCTTCGTGGGCCGCCGCGACTACGATCCCAGGCACCTGGGCTATGTGTCGGTGCCGGCACCAAACGGCGAGCGGGACGGCTTCTGGTTCGACACCGGCCTCAGCGGCAACCGCAACAGCGGCCACAGCTTCGGGGCCAGCCCGGCCCAGTGGCGGGCCCACCAGGCCGATCCCAAGGGCAAGCCCCTGCCCAGGGGCGTGATAGGCCCGCGCCTGACGGAAGAGGAACGCCTGGCTATCCTTGAATACCTGAAGATCCACAGGGACAACCCCCAGGGCTACCAGTACGCCGGCGCACCCAGCTGCACCGGCCCCCGGCAGCTGCTGGCCAAGGACGGCAACCATGACTGA
- a CDS encoding cytochrome c: MSGVNVMGGGLVGAAFLMTGLAGCSGEPPQKASTHAESGLVLLEQNWDDKQRDIAWYSSFGSRIVPLPWFLALERADGEQPFSSPGNLARFGFAQAGSSERNPHGLPIGLASTPPHQGRQWLGLGCSACHSGQIYRGGKALHIDGGQALVDFQLFEHEFIAALKATLADPAKFGRFAASVGEEPGKLKAELEARSRKLVARAELNATRHAYGRGRLDAFGQIFNAVTADFLAIPDNRREPDAPVSYPVLWDAPHLDLVQWNASAPNAGPGPLLQNATTALAVFGELDIHSDGLGYGSSIEVNNLAEIQNLWYRLRAPAWPEQHLGAIDRELAGRGQALYQANCQSCHGLAEETQGHRKLKATAVPVAEVGTDPTMAANFVNARAKSGAFEGKKLLYAAGPVLGAEASSIELVLHATVGALLHHPVESLAAGFEGAHKVDGAKVSTRPYTYKARPLSGIWASAPYLHNGSVPTLAALLSGQRPARFPVGKVEFDPVAVGLSSRVLAPDQVSWFDTAEPGNDNGGHRYGSQLSEAERTALLEYLKTL, translated from the coding sequence GTGAGCGGTGTGAATGTGATGGGCGGCGGCCTGGTGGGCGCCGCCTTTTTGATGACCGGCCTGGCCGGCTGCAGCGGTGAGCCGCCGCAAAAGGCCAGTACCCATGCCGAGAGTGGCCTGGTGCTGCTGGAACAGAACTGGGACGACAAGCAGCGGGACATCGCCTGGTATAGCAGCTTCGGTTCGCGAATAGTGCCGCTGCCCTGGTTCCTGGCCCTGGAACGGGCCGACGGCGAGCAACCCTTTTCCAGCCCCGGCAACCTGGCCCGCTTCGGCTTTGCCCAGGCCGGTTCCTCCGAACGCAACCCCCATGGCCTGCCCATAGGCCTGGCCAGCACCCCGCCGCACCAGGGCCGGCAGTGGCTGGGCCTCGGCTGTTCCGCCTGCCACTCCGGCCAGATCTACCGCGGCGGCAAGGCGCTGCACATCGACGGCGGCCAGGCCCTGGTGGACTTCCAGCTGTTCGAGCATGAGTTTATCGCCGCCCTTAAGGCCACCCTGGCCGACCCCGCCAAGTTCGGCCGCTTCGCCGCCAGCGTCGGCGAGGAGCCGGGCAAGCTGAAGGCGGAGCTTGAGGCCCGCAGCCGCAAGCTGGTGGCCAGAGCCGAACTTAACGCCACCCGCCATGCCTATGGCCGCGGCCGCCTGGACGCTTTCGGGCAGATCTTCAATGCCGTCACCGCCGACTTCCTGGCCATTCCCGACAACCGCCGCGAGCCCGATGCGCCGGTGAGCTACCCGGTGCTCTGGGACGCACCGCACCTGGATCTGGTGCAGTGGAACGCCTCGGCGCCCAATGCCGGGCCCGGCCCGCTGCTGCAGAACGCCACCACCGCCCTGGCGGTGTTCGGCGAGCTGGACATCCACAGCGACGGCCTGGGCTACGGCTCCAGCATCGAGGTGAACAACCTGGCCGAGATCCAGAACCTCTGGTACCGGCTCAGGGCCCCGGCCTGGCCCGAACAGCACCTGGGCGCCATCGACCGCGAGCTGGCCGGCCGCGGCCAGGCCCTCTACCAGGCCAATTGCCAGTCCTGCCACGGCCTGGCCGAGGAAACCCAGGGCCATCGCAAGCTGAAGGCGACGGCGGTGCCGGTGGCCGAGGTGGGCACCGACCCGACCATGGCCGCCAACTTCGTCAATGCCAGGGCCAAAAGCGGCGCCTTCGAGGGCAAGAAGCTGCTCTACGCCGCCGGCCCGGTGCTGGGCGCAGAGGCCAGCAGCATCGAGCTGGTGCTGCACGCCACCGTCGGCGCCCTGCTCCACCACCCGGTCGAGAGCCTGGCGGCCGGTTTCGAAGGCGCCCACAAGGTGGACGGCGCCAAGGTCAGCACCCGCCCCTATACCTACAAGGCCAGGCCCCTGAGCGGGATCTGGGCCTCGGCCCCCTACCTGCACAACGGCTCGGTGCCGACCCTGGCGGCGCTGCTGTCGGGCCAGCGCCCGGCCCGCTTCCCGGTGGGCAAGGTGGAATTCGACCCCGTGGCCGTGGGCCTGAGCAGCCGGGTGCTGGCGCCGGACCAGGTGAGCTGGTTCGACACCGCCGAGCCCGGCAACGACAACGGCGGCCACCGCTATGGCAGCCAACTCAGCGAGGCCGAGCGCACGGCCCTGCTGGAATACCTCAAGACCCTTTAA
- the glmS gene encoding glutamine--fructose-6-phosphate transaminase (isomerizing), protein MCGIVGAVAQRDVADILVEGLKRLEYRGYDSAGVAVIDGKGQLGRVRRLGKVQSLADALAESPLSGGTGIAHTRWATHGEPSEANAHPHVSHGTIAVVHNGIIENHEALRTRLQALGYEFLSQTDTEVIAHLVHHELKSADSLLAAVKAARKQLHGAYGMVVVDNRDPERLVVARSGSPLVIGFGIGENFVASDQLALLPVTRTFAYLEEGDVAEVTRREVLVFDENDQPVTREAKESDVQHDAGDKGEFRHYMLKEIYEQPTAIRNTLEGRLVGDKLNLEALGDLGDIEQVQIIACGTSYHAGMVARYWIESLAGVPCNIEIASEFRYRKSVTRPGTLLVTISQSGETADTLAALRLAKELGYAKSLTICNVPGSSLVRESDMALMTRAGAEIGVASTKAFTTQLAALMMLTVALGRGRALGAEQEADIARALHRLPALIESALGLDGAIKTLAEQFAEKHHALFLGRGDQYPIAMEGALKLKEISYIHAEAYAAGELKHGPLALIDADMPIIVVAPNNELVEKLKSNIEEVRARGGQLYVFADKDAAIAPADNMQVMAVPHCEEVVAPILYTLPLQLLSYHVAVIKGTDVDQPRNLAKSVTVE, encoded by the coding sequence ATGTGTGGCATCGTCGGCGCCGTGGCGCAAAGGGACGTGGCGGATATCCTGGTGGAAGGCCTCAAACGCCTGGAATACCGCGGCTATGACTCGGCCGGTGTGGCCGTGATCGACGGCAAGGGCCAGCTGGGCCGGGTGCGCCGCCTTGGCAAGGTGCAGTCCCTGGCCGACGCCCTGGCCGAAAGCCCCCTCAGCGGCGGCACCGGCATCGCCCACACCAGATGGGCCACCCATGGCGAGCCCTCCGAGGCCAACGCCCACCCCCATGTTTCACATGGAACCATCGCCGTGGTCCACAACGGCATCATCGAGAACCACGAAGCCCTGCGCACCCGCCTGCAGGCACTCGGCTATGAATTCCTGTCCCAGACCGACACCGAGGTCATCGCCCACCTGGTGCACCACGAGCTGAAGAGCGCCGACAGCCTGCTGGCCGCCGTCAAGGCCGCCCGCAAGCAGCTGCACGGCGCCTACGGCATGGTGGTGGTGGACAACCGCGATCCCGAGCGCCTGGTGGTGGCCCGTTCCGGCAGCCCGCTGGTGATAGGCTTCGGTATCGGCGAGAACTTCGTGGCCTCCGATCAGCTGGCGCTGCTGCCGGTGACCCGCACCTTCGCCTACCTGGAGGAAGGGGACGTGGCCGAGGTGACCCGCCGCGAGGTGCTGGTGTTCGACGAGAACGACCAGCCGGTGACCCGGGAAGCCAAAGAATCCGACGTCCAGCACGACGCCGGCGACAAGGGCGAGTTCCGCCATTACATGCTCAAGGAGATCTACGAGCAGCCCACCGCCATCCGCAACACCCTGGAAGGCCGCCTGGTGGGGGACAAGCTCAACCTGGAGGCCCTGGGCGACCTCGGCGACATCGAGCAGGTGCAGATCATCGCCTGCGGCACCAGCTACCATGCCGGCATGGTGGCCCGCTACTGGATAGAGTCCCTGGCCGGGGTGCCCTGCAACATCGAGATCGCCTCCGAGTTCCGCTACCGCAAGTCGGTGACCCGCCCCGGCACCCTGCTGGTGACCATCTCCCAGTCCGGCGAGACCGCCGACACCCTGGCCGCCCTGCGCCTGGCCAAGGAGCTGGGCTACGCCAAGAGCCTGACCATTTGCAACGTGCCCGGCAGCTCCCTGGTGCGCGAGTCCGACATGGCCCTGATGACCCGGGCCGGCGCCGAGATCGGCGTGGCCTCCACCAAGGCCTTCACCACCCAGCTGGCCGCCCTGATGATGCTGACCGTGGCCCTGGGCCGCGGCCGCGCCCTGGGCGCCGAGCAGGAAGCGGACATCGCCCGCGCCCTGCACCGGCTGCCGGCCCTGATCGAATCCGCCCTGGGTCTGGACGGCGCCATCAAGACCCTGGCCGAGCAGTTCGCCGAGAAGCACCATGCCCTCTTCCTGGGTCGCGGCGACCAGTACCCCATCGCCATGGAAGGGGCACTGAAGCTCAAGGAGATCAGCTACATCCACGCCGAGGCCTATGCCGCCGGCGAGCTCAAGCACGGCCCCCTGGCGCTGATCGACGCCGACATGCCGATCATCGTAGTGGCGCCCAACAACGAGCTGGTGGAGAAGCTCAAGTCCAACATCGAGGAAGTGCGCGCCCGCGGCGGCCAGCTCTACGTCTTCGCCGACAAGGACGCCGCCATAGCCCCCGCCGACAACATGCAGGTGATGGCCGTGCCCCACTGCGAGGAAGTGGTGGCCCCCATCCTCTATACGCTGCCGCTGCAGCTGCTCAGCTACCACGTGGCGGTGATCAAGGGCACCGACGTGGACCAGCCCCGCAACCTGGCCAAGAGCGTTACCGTCGAGTGA
- a CDS encoding DeoR family transcriptional regulator, giving the protein MSKRNTAQRRHNILSLLESQGQVSVDALARHFDTSEVTIRKDLAAMESHGLLLRRYGGAVPVPKEVVNDSPVSKQKQAIGRAAAQCIRDHNRIIIDYGRTTAAMIPALDQKRGLVVMTNSLNVANALRELENEPTLLMTGGTWDPHSEAFQGQVAEQVLRAYDFDQAFIGADGIDLERGTTTFNELIGLSRVMAEVAREVIILAESDKIGRKIPNLELPWGAVTTLVTDQGISEAARAAIEQQGVQLICAPLQD; this is encoded by the coding sequence ATGTCCAAGCGCAATACCGCCCAGCGCCGCCATAACATACTGTCGCTGCTGGAGAGCCAGGGCCAGGTCAGCGTCGACGCCCTGGCCCGCCATTTCGACACCTCCGAGGTGACCATCCGCAAGGATCTGGCGGCCATGGAGAGCCACGGCCTGCTGCTGCGCCGCTACGGCGGCGCCGTACCTGTGCCCAAGGAGGTGGTCAACGACAGCCCGGTTTCGAAACAAAAGCAGGCCATAGGCCGGGCCGCGGCCCAATGCATCCGCGACCACAACCGCATCATCATCGACTACGGCCGCACCACGGCGGCCATGATCCCGGCCCTGGATCAGAAACGGGGCCTGGTGGTGATGACCAACTCCCTGAACGTGGCCAACGCCCTTAGGGAGCTGGAGAACGAGCCCACCCTGCTGATGACCGGCGGCACCTGGGATCCCCATTCCGAGGCCTTCCAGGGCCAGGTGGCGGAGCAGGTGCTGCGGGCCTACGACTTCGACCAGGCCTTCATCGGCGCCGACGGCATCGACCTGGAGCGGGGCACCACCACCTTCAACGAGCTGATCGGCTTGTCCAGGGTCATGGCGGAAGTGGCAAGGGAAGTCATCATACTGGCCGAGTCCGACAAGATCGGCCGCAAGATACCGAACCTGGAGCTGCCCTGGGGCGCCGTCACCACCCTGGTGACCGATCAGGGCATTTCCGAGGCCGCCAGGGCGGCCATAGAACAACAAGGGGTGCAGCTGATCTGCGCCCCCCTGCAGGATTGA
- the glmU gene encoding bifunctional UDP-N-acetylglucosamine diphosphorylase/glucosamine-1-phosphate N-acetyltransferase GlmU, whose protein sequence is MSLQVIILAAGKGTRMKSSLPKVLHPVAHKPMVKHVIDAAHQLGAQGIHLVYGHGGEAMRQALAGEEVTWALQAEQLGTGHAVAQAMAAIADHDTVLVLYGDVPLIRPQTLKALLERRAEDGLSLLTVTLDDPSGYGRIIRDFDGDVVGIVEQKDANAEQLAITEVNTGILAAKGGDLRRWLDNLSNDNAQGEYYLTDVIAMAHHDSRAIATWHPQDALEVEGANNRVQLAALERGYQARQAQSLMLAGATLRDPARIDVRGEVTVGHDVIIDVNVVFEGSVTLADGVTIGPNCVLKNCTVAAGTEIRANSMLEDAEVGAGCTLGPYARLRPGAVMQDDSHVGNFVEMKKAVLGQGSKANHLSYLGDAVIGQGVNIGAGTITCNYDGANKFQTRIEDGAFIGSNSALVAPLTIGQGATVGAGSTVAKDVAQGELVVARAKQRHIAGWERPKKK, encoded by the coding sequence ATGTCCCTCCAGGTCATCATCCTTGCCGCCGGCAAGGGCACCCGCATGAAATCCAGCCTGCCCAAGGTGCTGCACCCCGTGGCCCACAAGCCCATGGTCAAGCACGTCATCGACGCCGCCCACCAGCTGGGCGCCCAGGGCATCCACCTGGTCTACGGCCACGGCGGCGAGGCCATGCGCCAGGCCCTGGCCGGGGAGGAAGTGACCTGGGCCCTGCAGGCCGAACAGCTGGGCACCGGCCACGCCGTGGCCCAGGCCATGGCGGCCATTGCCGACCATGACACCGTGCTGGTGCTGTACGGCGACGTGCCGCTGATCCGCCCCCAGACCCTCAAGGCGCTGCTGGAGCGCCGCGCCGAAGACGGCCTCAGCCTGCTGACCGTGACCCTGGACGACCCCAGCGGCTATGGCCGCATCATCCGCGACTTCGACGGCGACGTGGTCGGCATAGTGGAGCAGAAGGACGCCAATGCCGAGCAGCTGGCCATCACCGAGGTCAACACCGGCATCCTGGCCGCCAAGGGCGGCGATCTGCGCCGCTGGCTGGACAACCTCTCCAACGACAACGCCCAGGGCGAGTACTACCTGACCGACGTCATCGCCATGGCCCACCACGACTCCCGCGCCATCGCCACCTGGCACCCCCAGGACGCCCTGGAGGTGGAAGGGGCCAACAACCGCGTGCAGCTGGCCGCCCTGGAGCGGGGCTACCAGGCCCGCCAGGCCCAGAGCCTGATGCTGGCCGGCGCCACATTGCGCGACCCTGCCCGCATCGACGTGCGCGGCGAGGTGACCGTGGGACACGATGTCATCATCGACGTCAACGTGGTGTTCGAGGGCAGCGTCACCTTGGCAGACGGCGTCACCATCGGCCCCAACTGCGTGCTGAAGAACTGCACCGTGGCGGCCGGCACCGAGATCCGCGCCAACTCCATGCTGGAGGACGCCGAGGTGGGTGCCGGCTGTACCCTGGGCCCCTACGCCCGCCTGCGCCCCGGCGCCGTGATGCAGGACGACAGCCACGTCGGCAACTTCGTGGAGATGAAGAAGGCGGTGCTGGGCCAGGGCTCCAAGGCCAACCACCTCAGCTACCTGGGCGATGCGGTCATAGGCCAGGGCGTCAACATCGGCGCCGGCACCATCACCTGCAACTACGACGGCGCCAACAAGTTCCAGACCCGCATCGAGGACGGCGCCTTCATCGGCTCCAACTCCGCCCTGGTGGCGCCGTTGACCATAGGCCAGGGCGCCACAGTGGGCGCCGGCAGCACCGTCGCCAAGGACGTGGCCCAGGGCGAGCTGGTGGTGGCCAGGGCCAAGCAGCGCCACATCGCCGGTTGGGAGCGCCCCAAGAAGAAATAA
- a CDS encoding F0F1 ATP synthase subunit epsilon, which yields MAAMTVHLDVVSAEKNIFSGRVESIQVTGEWGDLGIMAGHAPLLTALKPGMLRMVKQHGHEELLYLSGGVLEVQPGNVHILADTVIRAKDIDEAAAEEAKEAAMKAISNPSADFDYAQAATELAKAMAQLRVVELLKKHIG from the coding sequence ATGGCAGCTATGACAGTACATCTGGACGTCGTGAGCGCAGAGAAGAACATCTTCTCCGGCCGCGTCGAAAGCATCCAGGTCACCGGCGAATGGGGTGACCTGGGCATCATGGCCGGTCACGCCCCGCTGCTGACCGCCCTGAAGCCGGGGATGCTGCGCATGGTCAAGCAACATGGCCACGAGGAACTGTTGTACCTGTCCGGCGGTGTTCTGGAAGTGCAGCCCGGCAACGTCCATATCCTGGCGGATACCGTTATCCGCGCCAAGGACATCGACGAAGCCGCTGCCGAGGAAGCCAAGGAAGCGGCCATGAAGGCCATTTCCAACCCGAGCGCTGATTTCGATTACGCTCAGGCTGCCACCGAGCTGGCCAAAGCCATGGCTCAGCTGCGGGTGGTGGAGCTTCTCAAGAAGCACATCGGCTGA
- the atpD gene encoding F0F1 ATP synthase subunit beta, giving the protein MSTGKIVQVIGAVVDVEFPQNAVPQVYDALKLNAEGSQLDGLVFEVQQQLGGGVVRTIAMGQSEGLKRGQEVVNSGAPISVPVGTQTLGRIMDVLGTPIDEKGPIGEEERWSIHREAPSYEDQSSSTELLETGIKVIDLVCPFAKGGKVGLFGGAGVGKTVNMMELIRNIAIEHSGYSVFAGVGERTREGNDFYHEMSESNVLDKVSLVYGQMNEPPGNRLRVALTGLTMAEKFRDEGRDVLLFVDNIYRYTLAGTEVSALLGRMPSAVGYQPTLAEEMGVLQERITSTKTGSITSVQAVYVPADDLTDPSPATTFAHLDATVVLSRQIAELGIYPAVDPLDSTSRQLDPLVVGAEHYEVARGVQTVLQRYKELKDIIAILGMDELSDEDKQTVARARKIQRFLSQPFFVAEVFTGAPGKYVSLKDTIAGFKGILAGEFDHLPEQAFYMVGSIDEAVEKANKL; this is encoded by the coding sequence ATGAGTACAGGTAAGATCGTACAGGTCATCGGTGCTGTGGTGGACGTTGAGTTCCCGCAGAACGCTGTACCTCAGGTTTACGATGCACTCAAACTGAATGCCGAAGGCTCCCAACTGGACGGCCTGGTATTCGAAGTTCAGCAGCAGCTGGGCGGCGGTGTAGTTCGTACCATTGCCATGGGTCAGTCCGAAGGTCTGAAGCGTGGTCAGGAAGTCGTCAACTCCGGCGCACCCATTTCCGTTCCGGTCGGCACCCAGACCCTGGGCCGCATCATGGACGTACTGGGTACCCCCATCGATGAGAAAGGTCCCATCGGTGAAGAAGAGCGTTGGTCCATCCACCGCGAAGCCCCGAGCTACGAAGACCAGTCCAGCTCCACCGAGCTGCTGGAAACCGGCATCAAGGTTATCGACCTGGTATGCCCCTTCGCCAAGGGTGGTAAGGTCGGCCTGTTCGGTGGTGCCGGTGTAGGTAAGACCGTCAACATGATGGAGCTGATCCGGAACATCGCCATCGAGCACTCCGGTTACTCCGTATTCGCCGGTGTTGGTGAGCGTACCCGTGAGGGTAACGACTTCTACCACGAGATGTCCGAGTCCAACGTACTGGACAAGGTATCCCTGGTATACGGTCAGATGAACGAGCCGCCGGGTAACCGTCTGCGCGTAGCCCTGACCGGCCTGACCATGGCCGAGAAGTTCCGTGACGAAGGTCGCGACGTACTGCTGTTCGTCGACAACATCTATCGCTACACCCTGGCCGGTACCGAGGTATCCGCACTGCTGGGCCGTATGCCCTCCGCAGTAGGTTACCAGCCGACCCTGGCCGAGGAGATGGGTGTCCTGCAGGAGCGTATCACCTCCACCAAGACCGGCTCCATCACCTCCGTTCAGGCCGTATACGTACCTGCGGATGACTTGACCGACCCGTCCCCGGCGACCACCTTCGCCCACCTGGACGCCACAGTGGTACTGTCCCGTCAGATCGCCGAGCTGGGTATCTACCCCGCCGTTGATCCCCTGGACTCCACCTCCCGCCAGCTCGACCCCCTGGTCGTTGGCGCCGAGCACTACGAAGTGGCCCGTGGCGTACAGACCGTTCTGCAGCGCTACAAGGAGCTGAAGGACATCATCGCCATCCTGGGTATGGACGAACTGTCCGACGAAGATAAGCAGACCGTAGCCCGTGCTCGTAAGATCCAGCGCTTCCTGTCCCAGCCCTTCTTCGTGGCCGAAGTCTTCACCGGCGCGCCCGGTAAGTACGTGTCCCTGAAGGACACCATCGCTGGCTTCAAGGGCATCCTGGCCGGTGAATTCGACCACCTGCCGGAGCAGGCCTTCTACATGGTTGGTAGCATCGACGAGGCAGTCGAGAAAGCCAACAAGCTCTGA